A DNA window from Cervus canadensis isolate Bull #8, Minnesota chromosome 30, ASM1932006v1, whole genome shotgun sequence contains the following coding sequences:
- the B3GALT9 gene encoding beta-1,3-galactosyltransferase 9 has protein sequence MQVTFCRLWTHQWCFILFNVILFHALLFGADFVEEYFLHALPYVDVKVLEIKDKARKLNTEPLRSNLSKYYILSQSEVCKGKSIFLLSLIFSSPENGTRRDLIRKTWGNVTSVRGHPILTLFALGMPVLVTTQQDIDKESQKNNDIIEGIFLDSSENQTLKIITMMQWAVTFCPNALFILKVDEEMFVNIPSLVDYLLNLKKHLEDIYVGRVIHQDTPNRDPNSQEFVPFSEYPEKYYPDYCSREAFVMSQDVARMMYVVFKEVPIIVPADVFVGICAKSIGLIPTHSSRFSGKRHIRYNRCCYKFIFTSSEPTDAEMPLAWKEINSGKECTLLETYYGLVSCKLLTYLDSFKRFHMGTIKNNAMSYDD, from the exons ATGCAG GTGACTTTCTGCAGACTTTGGACCCATCAGTGGTGTTTCATCCTGTTTAATGTTATTCTATTTCATGCCTTGCTTTTTGGGGCTGATTTTGTGGAAGAATATTTCCTGCATGCTTTGCCTTATGTAGATGTGAAAGTTCTTGAAATTAAGGATAAGGCAAGAAAATTGAACACGGAGCCCTTGAGAAGCAATCTTTCCAAATACTATATCCTGAGCCAGTCGGAGGTGTGTAAAGGAAAGAGCATATTTTTGCTCTCTCTTATATTCAGTAGCCCAGAAAATGGAACAAGGCGGGATCTCATCAGGAAAACCTGGGGTAACGTGACCAGTGTCCGAGGGCACCCCATTCTCACACTATTTGCTTTGGGAATGCCTGTTTTGGTGACCACTCAGCAAGACATAGACAAAGAGTCCCAAAAGAATAATGACATAATTGAAGGCATCTTCTTGGACAGTTCTGAGAACCAGACTCTGAAGATCATCACCATGATGCAGTGGGCTGTGACTTTCTGCCCTAATGCCCTGTTTATCCTAAAGGTTGATGAAGAGATGTTTGTCAATATACCAAGCTTGGTGGACTACCTTCTCAATCTGAAAAAACACCTTGAAGATATCTACGTTGGAAGAGTTATCCATCAGGATACACCCAACAGAGACCCTAATAGCCAAGAATTTGTCCCTTTCAGTGAGTACCCAGAAAAGTACTACCCAGATTACTGCAGCAGGGAGGCCTTTGTTATGTCCCAAGATGTGGCTCGGATGATGTATGTAGTTTTCAAAGAAGTACCCATTATAGTGCCTGCTGATGTGTTTGTAGGGATTTGTGCGAAGTCCATTGGCCTTATACCCACCCACAGTTCAAGGTTTTCTGGGAAAAGGCACATCAGATACAACAGATGTTGCTATAAGTTCATTTTCACATCCTCAGAACCTACAGATGCTGAAATGCCCCTGGCATGGAAGGAAATTAACAGTGGAAAAGAATGTACGCTGCTTGAAACCTATTACGGGCTTGTCTCCTGCAAACTTCTGACATATCTTGACAGCTTTAAACGCTTTCACATGGGTAccataaaaaataatgccatGTCTTATGATGACtag